In a single window of the Gemmatimonadota bacterium genome:
- a CDS encoding bile acid:sodium symporter family protein: MTDVDAVRLNFSASTLHLLNAILGIVMFGVALDMKGDDVRRVVTNPRPVLIGLLGHYLVFPAVTFLLVTTLRPAPSIALGMMLVASCPAGNISNFLVHLAGGNTALSVSISSASTVLSVVLTPLVLRAWGTMYAPTRTLLRDVAVDPVEMFVTIFLLLGLPLAAGLFTARRWPTLADRLRRPLKRLSIAVFALFLVAALAGNWQYFVTYVRRVVLAVFLHNATALAAGYWTAALLGLGERDRRAVSFEVGIQNSGLGLILIFAFFGGLGGMAIVAAWWGIWHVIAGMSLATWWSRRPVAPAAGESAG; encoded by the coding sequence GTGACCGACGTCGACGCGGTCCGCCTCAACTTCAGCGCCAGCACGTTGCACCTGCTCAATGCGATCCTCGGGATCGTGATGTTCGGCGTCGCGCTGGACATGAAGGGGGACGACGTCCGGCGCGTCGTGACCAACCCCCGCCCGGTGTTGATCGGGCTGCTCGGGCACTATCTCGTCTTCCCGGCCGTCACCTTCCTCCTCGTGACGACCCTTCGCCCGGCGCCAAGCATTGCGCTGGGGATGATGCTGGTGGCCAGTTGTCCGGCAGGGAACATCTCGAACTTCCTCGTGCACCTGGCGGGAGGCAACACCGCGCTCTCGGTGAGCATCAGCTCGGCCTCGACCGTCCTGTCGGTCGTGCTCACGCCCCTGGTGCTGCGCGCCTGGGGAACGATGTACGCGCCGACGCGCACCCTCCTGCGCGATGTCGCCGTCGACCCCGTGGAGATGTTCGTCACGATCTTCCTCCTCCTGGGGCTCCCGCTCGCGGCCGGGCTGTTCACCGCGCGCCGGTGGCCCACGCTGGCCGATCGGCTGCGCCGACCGCTCAAACGCCTCTCGATCGCCGTCTTCGCACTCTTCCTGGTCGCGGCGCTCGCCGGCAACTGGCAGTACTTCGTCACCTACGTGCGCCGCGTCGTCCTTGCCGTGTTCCTGCATAACGCGACGGCGCTCGCCGCCGGCTACTGGACGGCGGCGCTCCTCGGCCTCGGGGAGCGCGACCGCCGCGCGGTGAGCTTCGAGGTCGGGATCCAGAACTCGGGGCTGGGGCTCATCCTCATCTTCGCCTTCTTCGGCGGCCTCGGCGGGATGGCGATCGTCGCCGCATGGTGGGGAATCTGGCACGTCATCGCCGGCATGTCGCTGGCGACGTGGTGGTCGCGGCGCCCGGTCGCGCCAGCCGCGGGCGAGTCAGCTGGATGA
- a CDS encoding SDR family oxidoreductase produces MSANVLVTGSSGYIGRLLVEALATRGAEGRMGRVVAADVREPERLPASVTFVRHDVRDDGLADVLRHHDVTCVVHLASIVTPPKGSTRAVEYAVDVQGSRRVLDACIAANVRRLVVTSSGAAYGYHADNPAWLAEDAPLRGNESFAYSWHKRLVEEMLADCRVRHPSLEQVIFRVGTILGATVHNQITALFERTRLLAIRGSDSPFVFIHDADVVACLVRAVDAPVTGIFNVAGDGALSIREIAALLGKPVLTLPAWLLQGALAVARPLGLTRYGPEQVDFLRYRPVLDNARLKREFGYVPALTSREAFDRWRERGRADTGR; encoded by the coding sequence ATGAGCGCCAACGTCCTCGTCACCGGCTCGTCAGGCTACATCGGGCGCTTGCTCGTCGAGGCACTCGCGACACGCGGCGCCGAGGGGCGCATGGGTCGCGTCGTCGCCGCCGACGTGCGCGAACCCGAGCGACTCCCCGCCAGCGTGACCTTCGTGCGTCACGACGTGCGCGACGACGGACTGGCCGACGTGCTGCGCCACCACGACGTGACCTGCGTCGTGCACCTCGCATCGATCGTCACGCCCCCCAAGGGGAGCACGCGCGCCGTCGAGTACGCGGTCGACGTCCAGGGGAGCCGGCGTGTCCTCGACGCCTGTATTGCCGCAAACGTACGGCGCCTCGTCGTCACGTCGAGCGGGGCGGCCTACGGCTATCATGCCGACAATCCTGCGTGGCTGGCCGAGGATGCCCCGCTGCGCGGCAACGAATCGTTTGCCTACAGCTGGCACAAGCGCCTGGTCGAGGAGATGCTCGCCGACTGTCGCGTGCGTCACCCGTCGCTCGAGCAGGTGATCTTTCGCGTCGGGACGATCCTCGGCGCCACGGTGCACAACCAGATCACCGCCCTGTTCGAGCGCACACGCCTCCTCGCCATCCGCGGGTCGGATTCGCCGTTCGTCTTCATCCACGACGCCGACGTCGTCGCCTGTCTCGTGCGCGCCGTCGACGCGCCGGTCACCGGGATCTTCAACGTCGCGGGCGATGGCGCGCTCAGCATCCGCGAGATCGCGGCCCTGCTCGGGAAGCCGGTCCTCACGCTCCCGGCGTGGCTGCTGCAGGGGGCGCTCGCGGTCGCGCGCCCACTCGGGCTCACTCGTTACGGACCCGAGCAGGTCGACTTCCTCCGGTACCGCCCGGTGCTCGACAACGCGCGGCTCAAGCGCGAGTTCGGCTACGTGCCGGCGCTCACGTCGCGCGAGGCGTTCGACCGATGGCGGGAGAGGGGGCGGGCCGACACCGGTCGCTGA
- a CDS encoding thiamine pyrophosphate-binding protein yields the protein MRTTGGEVLARILKIEGVDVVFGIIDGTYFGFYSALHRLGIRLITPRHEASAAHAAAAYARLTGRLGVCMASNGPGVANILPGLVVEQAEGNRVLCITSARRTGAMYPLRTGTYQGFDQQAVVGSFAKFSRAVPSFDRIPELMRAALRACWDGRPGVVHLDVPENLMNGEVKAVVPTWQPSQYRRTTPLAPDARDVERAADLLLRAELPLIHAGSGVIHAQAHEALRTVAELLEAPVTTSWAARGVFDEESPLALPMTHVKLNTLARNDADTVLIVGSRVGETDWWGKAPYWRLPSEQKTIQVDVDEAIIGANKPADVAIVADAGVFLPALRARLEARRGEMSMTKRRAALARYREHVRRYEAKLARALGNTRAPVHSAHAPALVRELFPAGSPLVADGGNTAVWSMFYTRAHAPARMLSTMKMGMLGAGMGQAVGAAVAVPDHPVACLIGDGAAGMHPQEIETAVRHKLRIVWLVLCDKQWGMVKMTQSIALRPVKMLLKKRLDADENIWTDVGEIDFAKLAESMGAAGTRVNEPAALRQAIVQALAHDGPTVIHVDVDPTVHMWAPGLIHFKAMHQEPKGT from the coding sequence ATGCGCACCACCGGCGGCGAAGTCCTTGCACGGATTCTCAAGATCGAAGGGGTCGACGTCGTCTTCGGCATCATCGACGGCACCTACTTCGGCTTCTACTCGGCGCTCCACCGTTTAGGCATCCGCCTCATCACGCCGCGCCATGAAGCCAGCGCCGCGCACGCGGCCGCGGCCTACGCGCGCCTGACGGGGCGCCTCGGCGTCTGCATGGCCAGCAACGGCCCCGGCGTCGCCAACATCCTCCCCGGCCTCGTGGTCGAACAGGCCGAGGGGAATCGCGTCCTCTGTATCACCAGCGCGCGACGCACCGGTGCGATGTATCCGCTGCGCACCGGGACCTATCAGGGGTTCGATCAGCAGGCGGTCGTTGGGTCGTTCGCCAAGTTCAGTCGCGCCGTCCCGTCGTTCGACCGCATCCCCGAGTTGATGCGCGCCGCCCTGCGGGCCTGCTGGGACGGTCGCCCGGGCGTCGTGCACCTGGACGTCCCCGAGAACCTGATGAACGGCGAGGTCAAGGCGGTCGTCCCGACCTGGCAGCCGTCGCAGTATCGGCGCACCACGCCGCTCGCCCCCGACGCGCGCGACGTCGAGCGCGCCGCCGACCTCCTGCTGCGCGCCGAGCTTCCGCTCATCCACGCGGGGAGCGGGGTGATCCACGCGCAGGCACACGAGGCGTTGCGAACGGTTGCCGAACTGCTCGAGGCGCCGGTCACCACCAGCTGGGCGGCGCGCGGCGTCTTCGACGAGGAATCGCCACTCGCCCTCCCGATGACGCACGTCAAGCTCAACACGCTGGCGCGCAACGACGCCGACACGGTGCTCATCGTTGGCTCCCGCGTGGGAGAGACCGACTGGTGGGGCAAGGCGCCCTATTGGCGACTCCCGAGCGAACAGAAGACGATCCAGGTTGACGTGGACGAGGCGATCATCGGCGCCAACAAGCCGGCCGATGTGGCGATCGTTGCCGACGCCGGGGTCTTCCTCCCCGCGCTCCGTGCTCGGCTCGAGGCGCGCCGCGGCGAGATGTCGATGACGAAGCGTCGAGCGGCGCTGGCCAGATACCGGGAGCACGTCCGCCGCTACGAGGCCAAGCTCGCCCGCGCGTTAGGCAACACCCGCGCTCCCGTGCACTCGGCGCACGCGCCGGCGCTGGTGCGCGAACTCTTTCCCGCCGGGAGTCCCCTCGTCGCCGATGGTGGCAATACGGCCGTGTGGAGCATGTTCTATACGCGCGCCCACGCCCCGGCCCGCATGCTCAGCACCATGAAGATGGGGATGCTCGGTGCCGGGATGGGGCAGGCGGTGGGGGCGGCGGTGGCTGTCCCCGACCATCCGGTGGCCTGCCTCATCGGCGATGGGGCGGCGGGGATGCACCCGCAGGAGATCGAGACCGCCGTCAGGCACAAGCTGCGCATCGTGTGGCTGGTGCTGTGCGACAAGCAGTGGGGGATGGTGAAGATGACGCAGTCCATCGCCCTCCGCCCGGTCAAGATGCTGCTGAAGAAGCGGCTCGACGCCGACGAGAACATCTGGACCGACGTCGGCGAGATCGACTTTGCCAAGCTGGCCGAGTCGATGGGGGCGGCGGGAACACGGGTGAATGAGCCGGCGGCCCTGCGCCAGGCCATTGTGCAGGCCCTCGCGCACGACGGGCCGACGGTGATCCACGTCGACGTCGACCCGACCGTGCACATGTGGGCCCCTGGGCTCATCCACTTCAAGGCGATGCACCAGGAGCCCAAGGGGACGTGA
- a CDS encoding response regulator: MRAPVFAPASDSPILVAPDAPRLAVTIGPIAAWVCLATYVLSIGFVQGLQHRAFVPLGVTNVVGAIACIVALALMRAGRHTSGTRVILVAAVLDTVLDMFLGPAPFDPAMVFLPNVVVGACLLLGTRDAVITAAIYLVAIPASVPWRAVTAGEVGGTSIGGVIMTEFACIGATMLVIVARRAMLELTQQAQTLAARLAVLIERAPDGIVLMEDDGTVRHANPAAERCLAPHPLRAGGAFPSVLLRYDGTPADAPYLRSASDQLLRAYVRDSGRDLAITGARVELPGNGRYVELIVRDVSPRGREGRRGRGSATALAPLRPARRAIVVDDDATVLAIIARQLTRLDWQVTPCASGLEALRQLAAGPDDFDVLLTDVRMPSLDGPELARRVRALLPSLPIILMSGNTAGLTRDLVLPGRPWLFLEKPFEVAQLRDVLESALAAPR; encoded by the coding sequence GTGCGTGCACCCGTTTTTGCTCCGGCAAGCGACTCGCCGATCCTCGTCGCACCGGATGCTCCTCGGCTCGCGGTAACGATCGGCCCGATCGCCGCCTGGGTCTGTCTTGCGACGTACGTCCTCTCGATCGGTTTCGTGCAGGGACTGCAGCATCGTGCCTTCGTCCCGCTGGGCGTGACGAACGTCGTCGGTGCGATCGCCTGCATCGTGGCGCTCGCCCTCATGCGCGCCGGCCGCCACACGTCGGGGACGCGAGTCATCCTCGTCGCGGCGGTACTCGATACGGTGCTGGACATGTTCCTCGGCCCAGCCCCCTTCGACCCGGCGATGGTCTTTCTCCCCAACGTCGTCGTTGGCGCGTGCCTCCTGTTGGGGACGCGCGATGCCGTGATCACTGCCGCGATCTACCTCGTGGCCATCCCCGCGTCGGTTCCGTGGCGCGCGGTCACAGCGGGGGAGGTGGGCGGCACGTCGATTGGCGGCGTGATCATGACCGAGTTCGCGTGCATCGGGGCAACGATGCTCGTGATCGTGGCGCGGCGCGCGATGCTGGAGCTGACGCAGCAGGCACAGACGCTGGCGGCGCGCCTCGCGGTCCTCATCGAGCGTGCACCTGACGGAATCGTCCTCATGGAGGACGACGGGACGGTCCGACATGCGAACCCGGCGGCCGAGCGATGCCTGGCGCCGCACCCGCTCCGGGCCGGCGGGGCATTCCCGTCGGTGCTGTTGCGGTACGATGGAACGCCGGCCGATGCGCCCTACCTTCGCAGCGCGAGCGACCAGCTGCTGCGCGCGTACGTGCGCGACTCGGGGCGAGACCTGGCCATCACGGGTGCGCGCGTCGAGCTGCCGGGAAACGGCCGCTACGTCGAGCTGATCGTCCGCGACGTCTCTCCGCGTGGACGCGAGGGGCGCAGGGGACGTGGATCGGCGACCGCGTTGGCGCCGCTGCGCCCCGCGCGCCGCGCCATCGTGGTCGACGACGACGCCACGGTGCTCGCGATCATCGCGCGTCAGCTCACGCGGCTCGACTGGCAGGTCACCCCGTGCGCGAGCGGCCTCGAAGCGCTACGACAGCTGGCCGCTGGGCCGGACGATTTCGACGTACTACTGACCGACGTGCGCATGCCATCGCTGGACGGGCCCGAGCTCGCGCGCCGCGTCCGGGCGCTCCTCCCATCGCTCCCGATCATTCTCATGTCGGGCAACACGGCCGGGCTCACGCGTGACCTGGTGCTCCCGGGGCGCCCGTGGCTCTTCCTCGAGAAGCCGTTCGAGGTGGCGCAGCTGCGTGACGTCCTGGAGAGCGCGCTGGCTGCGCCGCGATAG